A window from Candidatus Methylomirabilota bacterium encodes these proteins:
- a CDS encoding ribbon-helix-helix protein, CopG family, translating into MGRSKVAISLDESTLNRLDKLVQKHVFPSRSQAIEEAVAEKLARLERSRLAQECAKLDPAFEKALAEEGLAGDLVEWPEY; encoded by the coding sequence ATGGGAAGGTCCAAGGTTGCGATCTCTTTAGATGAGTCAACCCTTAATCGTCTCGACAAACTGGTTCAGAAACACGTGTTTCCCAGTCGAAGTCAGGCCATTGAGGAAGCAGTCGCCGAGAAACTCGCCCGGCTCGAGAGAAGTCGTCTCGCTCAAGAGTGTGCCAAACTTGATCCGGCGTTCGAGAAAGCGCTTGCGGAAGAGGGCCTTGCTGGGGATCTCGTGGAATGGCCCGAATACTGA
- a CDS encoding sulfide/dihydroorotate dehydrogenase-like FAD/NAD-binding protein, with amino-acid sequence MDHFDWDNAFIVRSEAEYQLHYCQHSLDGSESPPRGRYYQDFSIIEKRELCANTYYFKVNAPLLAKKIQAGQFIIMRPNYDSERIPLSIAGWDRDKGYIEIVIMAAGRTSTEATRKNVGDSFKDVVGPLGQRSHVAKYDGACVVLGGGYGTGAVIPTARDLRQLGNKVYGVVGARTKDLLILVDELKAVCDEVFVTTNDGSVGIQGFVTHALEQIMAREKVSMVLAVGPVPMMMAVARMTEGKGIETWVSLNAIMVDGTGMCGACRVTVGGKTRFACYHGPDFNAHQVDFNELMKRQQMFVEQEKIAFEAMQR; translated from the coding sequence ATGGATCACTTCGATTGGGACAATGCCTTTATTGTCCGCAGCGAAGCCGAATATCAACTTCACTACTGTCAACACAGCCTGGATGGGAGCGAGAGCCCGCCCAGGGGCAGATACTATCAGGATTTTTCGATAATTGAAAAGCGGGAGCTGTGCGCCAACACCTACTACTTCAAGGTGAACGCACCGCTTCTGGCCAAAAAAATACAGGCTGGGCAGTTTATCATTATGCGTCCCAACTATGACAGCGAGCGCATCCCGCTTTCCATCGCCGGATGGGACAGGGACAAGGGATATATCGAGATCGTCATCATGGCTGCGGGCAGGACGTCCACTGAGGCCACCCGAAAGAACGTAGGCGATAGCTTCAAGGATGTTGTCGGGCCGCTGGGCCAGCGCTCGCATGTGGCCAAATATGACGGCGCCTGTGTGGTGCTGGGCGGCGGCTACGGCACCGGCGCCGTCATCCCCACGGCGCGAGATTTGAGGCAGCTTGGCAATAAGGTCTACGGCGTGGTGGGCGCCCGTACGAAGGACCTGTTGATACTGGTGGACGAACTCAAAGCGGTGTGCGACGAAGTGTTCGTCACCACCAATGACGGGTCGGTTGGGATTCAAGGCTTCGTCACCCATGCGCTGGAACAGATCATGGCGAGAGAGAAGGTGTCCATGGTGCTGGCGGTCGGCCCCGTACCGATGATGATGGCCGTGGCCAGGATGACGGAGGGGAAGGGGATCGAAACTTGGGTCTCGCTGAACGCCATCATGGTGGACGGCACCGGAATGTGCGGTGCCTGCCGGGTGACGGTAGGCGGGAAAACCAGGTTCGCCTGCTACCACGGGCCCGATTTCAATGCGCATCAGGTGGACTTCAACGAGCTGATGAAACGCCAGCAGATGTTCGTAGAGCAAGAGAAGATCGCCTTTGAGGCGATGCAGCGATAA
- the purU gene encoding formyltetrahydrofolate deformylase, with the protein MLHTRARLLISCPDRPGIVAAVSHCLFEQGANIVHSDQHTTDPEGGVFFMRIEFDLPELNRRIAELERAFEPVARRFRMDWRLANAARVKPLAIFVSKEDHCLLELLWRWRAHDIAADIAMVVSNHPNLREPVEAYGIPFHHIAVTREKQHQAEAAQLQLVEGKVDLIIMARYMRILSPSFIRRFPNRIINIHHSFLPAFVGADPYAQALSRGVKLIGATAHYATDALDGGPIIEQDVERVDHRHNVEDLKRIGRHVERMVLARAVTWHLEDKVLVHGNKTVVFA; encoded by the coding sequence ATGTTGCACACGCGTGCCCGCCTGTTGATCTCGTGCCCTGACCGTCCCGGTATCGTTGCGGCCGTCTCGCACTGCCTGTTTGAACAAGGCGCCAATATTGTACACTCGGACCAGCACACCACCGACCCGGAGGGGGGCGTCTTCTTCATGCGGATCGAGTTTGACCTGCCTGAACTGAATCGCCGTATCGCTGAGCTGGAGAGAGCCTTTGAACCGGTCGCCCGCCGATTCCGAATGGATTGGAGGCTGGCGAACGCCGCCCGCGTCAAGCCGTTAGCCATCTTTGTTTCGAAGGAGGATCACTGTCTGCTGGAGCTGCTCTGGCGATGGAGGGCTCACGATATAGCCGCAGATATCGCGATGGTGGTGAGCAATCATCCCAACCTGCGCGAACCTGTAGAGGCCTACGGCATTCCCTTTCACCACATCGCGGTTACCCGGGAAAAACAACATCAGGCCGAGGCCGCACAGCTCCAACTGGTCGAAGGCAAGGTTGACCTGATCATCATGGCGCGGTACATGCGAATTCTCTCGCCATCTTTCATCCGCCGCTTTCCCAACCGGATTATCAACATCCACCACAGCTTCTTGCCGGCCTTTGTCGGGGCGGATCCCTATGCGCAGGCGCTCTCGCGAGGGGTCAAATTGATCGGCGCTACCGCGCATTACGCGACCGACGCGTTGGATGGCGGGCCGATCATTGAGCAGGATGTGGAACGCGTGGATCACCGCCACAATGTGGAGGACCTGAAGCGGATCGGCCGCCATGTAGAGCGGATGGTGCTGGCGCGGGCCGTCACCTGGCACCTGGAGGACAAGGTGCTGGTGCACGGCAACAAGACCGTGGTGTTTGCCTAG
- the gltA gene encoding NADPH-dependent glutamate synthase: MAEVSKGLSSKERMKKPRNHMPLHEAGLRIHTWEEVPVGYSQEQAMDEAMRCIQCKKPECVPACPVGINIPAFIKLVEEGDIPGAAKKIRETNFLPAACGRVCPQDKQCEAVCVVGKKNDPVGIGNLERYVADYEREHKLDRIPDMPPPTGKRVAVIGSGPSGMTCAYELRTRGHEVTVFEAFHRGGGVMVYGIPRFRLPLEVIDEDLKLLEDMGVEFVYNMVIGKILTIDDLLEKEGFDAVFVGSGAGLPRMLGIPGENLNGIYSANEYLTRIYLMHANEFPHSPTPLYQGKKMAVIGAGNTAMDVLRTGKRLGADVSCYYRRSREEAPARTEELEHAEQEFVDFKWLSNPVEFIGDERHFVKAIRCEIMKLSEPDESGRRKPLPTGEYFIDEVDTVVFSLGCDVNPIIPSFTPELRTNKWGVVMVDPTTYHTSKKGVFAGGDVITGGSTVILAMGQAKHAAKHIHEYLTGQFNYELNIPTDPNAPGVQWEGRFAKAKR, encoded by the coding sequence ATGGCAGAAGTAAGCAAGGGATTGAGCTCAAAGGAGCGGATGAAAAAGCCGCGCAACCACATGCCTTTGCATGAGGCAGGGCTGCGCATTCACACCTGGGAGGAGGTACCCGTCGGCTACTCGCAGGAACAGGCCATGGACGAGGCGATGCGGTGCATTCAGTGCAAGAAGCCTGAATGCGTACCCGCGTGTCCTGTGGGTATCAACATCCCCGCATTCATCAAATTGGTTGAGGAGGGGGATATCCCCGGCGCGGCGAAGAAGATTCGCGAGACCAACTTCCTTCCAGCCGCCTGCGGCCGTGTGTGTCCTCAGGACAAGCAGTGCGAAGCGGTGTGCGTGGTGGGCAAGAAGAACGATCCGGTGGGCATCGGCAACCTCGAGCGATATGTGGCGGACTACGAGCGGGAGCACAAGCTGGACCGGATTCCCGACATGCCGCCCCCCACCGGCAAGCGGGTGGCCGTCATCGGCTCCGGTCCTTCGGGGATGACCTGCGCCTACGAGCTGCGCACTCGCGGCCACGAGGTGACGGTGTTCGAGGCGTTCCACCGGGGCGGGGGTGTGATGGTGTACGGTATTCCGCGATTCCGCCTGCCATTGGAGGTCATCGACGAAGATCTTAAACTGCTTGAAGATATGGGGGTAGAGTTCGTCTACAATATGGTCATCGGTAAGATCCTCACCATCGACGACCTTCTGGAAAAGGAAGGGTTCGATGCGGTGTTCGTCGGCTCCGGCGCGGGCCTGCCAAGAATGTTGGGCATCCCCGGTGAAAATCTGAACGGCATCTATTCCGCGAACGAGTATCTCACCAGAATCTACCTGATGCACGCCAACGAGTTCCCACACTCTCCCACGCCCCTCTATCAGGGGAAGAAGATGGCGGTTATCGGCGCGGGCAACACCGCCATGGACGTGCTTCGCACCGGCAAGAGACTTGGGGCGGATGTCAGCTGTTACTACCGCCGCTCGCGAGAGGAGGCCCCGGCCAGGACAGAAGAGCTGGAGCACGCCGAGCAGGAGTTCGTCGACTTCAAGTGGCTCTCCAACCCTGTGGAGTTCATCGGCGACGAGCGCCATTTCGTCAAAGCCATCAGGTGCGAGATCATGAAGCTGTCCGAACCGGATGAGTCCGGCAGAAGAAAGCCTCTTCCCACCGGCGAGTATTTTATCGATGAGGTGGACACGGTGGTATTCTCATTGGGGTGCGATGTGAACCCGATCATCCCCAGCTTCACGCCTGAGCTCCGCACCAACAAGTGGGGCGTCGTGATGGTGGATCCTACGACCTACCATACCAGTAAGAAGGGGGTCTTTGCCGGCGGCGATGTCATTACCGGCGGCTCTACGGTGATTCTGGCCATGGGACAGGCGAAGCATGCCGCCAAACATATCCACGAATACCTTACGGGCCAGTTCAACTACGAGCTGAACATTCCTACCGACCCCAATGCCCCTGGCGTACAGTGGGAAGGGCGCTTCGCCAAGGCGAAGCGATAA
- a CDS encoding type II toxin-antitoxin system HicA family toxin: protein MPPKIRELISNLERSGFIDRGGKGSHRNFVHPKVTKPITISGAPGDEAKHYQVRAVRRAIEESKT from the coding sequence ATGCCGCCCAAAATTCGAGAACTGATCTCCAATTTGGAAAGGTCAGGTTTCATCGATCGGGGTGGCAAGGGGAGCCATCGGAACTTTGTGCACCCGAAGGTCACGAAACCGATCACAATATCCGGCGCCCCGGGTGATGAAGCAAAGCACTACCAGGTTCGGGCGGTCCGCCGTGCGATTGAGGAGTCAAAGACATGA
- a CDS encoding type II toxin-antitoxin system PemK/MazF family toxin: MARILRGEIRWADLNPGRGREQAGLRPVLILSQDVFNERSGTVIAVALTSHPQRAGFPLTLELHAKGLPKQSWVKISQIRTLAVERIGKVIGRASPEEVAQVIEGFNEIIGT, from the coding sequence ATGGCCCGAATACTGAGGGGTGAGATCCGCTGGGCCGACTTGAATCCGGGACGGGGACGTGAACAGGCAGGGCTACGTCCGGTTTTGATTCTGAGTCAGGATGTTTTCAATGAACGTTCCGGAACTGTCATTGCTGTTGCTCTCACGAGCCACCCTCAACGCGCGGGCTTTCCCTTGACGCTTGAACTTCATGCCAAAGGACTTCCGAAACAATCGTGGGTGAAAATTAGCCAGATTCGGACACTTGCGGTTGAAAGGATTGGGAAGGTGATCGGAAGGGCATCTCCAGAAGAAGTCGCCCAGGTAATTGAGGGGTTCAACGAGATTATCGGAACCTAA